ACCTGAGAAATGACGTGGAAGCCCTGCGCAAAGGCTATTACCAGGAAATGTCCTCTACCCAAGCCTCTATGTTGAGCTATGCCCGTATTTATGATGGAAAGGCAGCGGTGGTGGTATCTAATTTCGGCTCTGAAGCAGTTGCGTCACCAACTGTTTCCCTGGCGGTGTCCTCTTTGCCGGCGGGCGTGTACGCGGTAACCGAAGGCTATTCCAACCAAGCCATGGGCCAGGTGACCCTTAATGACCAGGGGGGTTTCTCCAACTGGACTATTACCGGTGGCGTTGCCTTGGGCGCAGACCAAACCTGGATTTTATTGCTCAACCCTACCACATTGGCCAGCGCCCGGGAAATAGAAAAAAGCATTTCGTTCGCCATTTACCCCAACCCCGCCCAAACCCAGGCAGTGCTGCAAATGGAGCGAAGAGCTTCTGACAAAACTACCATCTCTGTGTATGATGCCACCGGGAAAATGCTGCAAACGACCCCATGGGTAGGAGAGAAACACGTGCTTTCTACCCAAGCATTAGCCGATGGAATTTACTTTGTGAAAGTGCAAAGCGGAAAGCATGTGAGCATGCAGCGCCTGGTGGTGCAACATTAGAAAGTATACTCTTTTAACACGAATCCTTTTCCGTTTTCGGGCTCATTTCTGGAAATGAGCGCGAAAACGGAAAAATCAAATATTGACCACAGGTTCTTTTGCCGCGTTCCTATGATTTCTATGAAAAACTATTTCTCCTTCAGCTTAAAGCTGGTCCTATTGTTGGCTGTCCTGCTAGTGGGGCAATTTGTCAAGGCACAGAATAGGCAGGTTAGCCAGTGGCCCCGCGGCGTTACGTATGAAATATTCGTGCAGTCTTTCGCAGATTCCAACGGAGATGGCAAAGGCGACATCAAGGGCATGACGGCCAAGCTGGATTACCTCAAAGACCTGGGCGTGGAGGCGGTGTGGCTCATGCCTATCAGCCCCTCGCCGTCTTACCATAAATATGATGTCACAGATTATTACGGCATCCACCCAGACTATGGCACGGTGCAGGACTTCCAGGAATTCACCCGCGAAGCCCACAAGCGCAACATAAAAGTAGTGGTGGATTTGGTCATCAACCATTCATCCAGCAAGCACCCGTGGTTTCTGGAGGCGGCTAGGAACATGGACAGCCCGTACCGGGAATACTACGTCTGGACCCATAAATCTGACCCACAGACCCAAAAAGAAGGTCGGCCCACCGGCGCAGACTCAGATAACACACGGCATTGGCACCCCTTGGAAGGCAGCGACTACCTGTACTACGGCTATTTCTACGGCGGCATGCCCGATCTGAACTTTGACAGCCCCAAACTCCGCGACGAAATCTTTAAGATTGGCCGTTTCTGGCTCACCCAGATGGGCGTGGACGGTTTCAGGCTAGATGCGGCGCGCCACATTTTCCCGGATGAGCGGCCCCAAGACAACCACCGGTGGTGGGAATATTTCAGAAGTGAGATGCAGAAAGTAAAGTCAGATGTGTACCTGGTGGGTGAAGTCTGGGCGCCCGCCGATGTGGTGGCCCCGTACCTGAAAGGGCTACCCGCCCTGTTCAATTTTGAGATGGGCTGGACCATTGCCGGGGCACTGAATGCGGGCCGGGGAGACTCCATTGCCATTAAGCACGCTCGCATTACTAACTATTACAGCAAGATCAACCCGCAGTTCATTGACGCTACTATTCTGAGCAACCATGACCAGAACCGCATTCTGAGCACGCTCAACAATGACGTGGCCAAGGCCAAACTGGCGGCGGCTTTGTTGCTCACTTTGCCGGGGTCGCCGTACCTGTACTATGGCGAGGAAATTGGCATGACCGGAAAAAAACCAGATGAACGCATAAGAGAGCCGTTTCTGTGGGACGCCCCCGGCAAAGACAAGCACCGCGCCACCTGGATCAAACCGAAATTCAGCACAGACGCTACCGTGGCCCCCTTGGCTGCCCAGAAAAAGGACAAGAATTCCATGTTCCACAATTACAAGACCTTGATCAGCCTCCGGAACAAAAACAAAGCACTCACCTACGGGAGCCTTGTGCCGGTTAATTTAGAGAACAAAGCCCTCAGCGCCTTTGTCCGGGTCTATGAAGGCGAGAGTCTGCTGGTGATCCACAATCTTTCAGGGGTTGCCACATCGATTCCTAAAACGCCAGAAATGGCGGGTTTTGGGCAAGTATATTTCAAAGACAAAGGTGCTGGTGTATACAAAACTGCCGTGCAGATCCCAGCCTTCGGTACTATTATTTTGAAGAAGTAAGACCATTTCCGTTTTCGGGCTCCAAACTGAAAATGACCCCGAAAACAGCCACAAGGCACCGCTATATTTTACTGTCACACGTTTTGTTTATGTATAGATTTCTATCCATCATCGGCATTTTTCTAGCTATGGTCACCGCCAGTTCTGCCCAGGAGCTTTCTTCGCCCAACGGGAACCTGAAATTGCAGTTCGCGCTGCAAGCCAACGGTGAGCCCACTTACAGCCTGACCTACAAAGGCAAAACCATCATTATGCCTAGCCGTCTGGGGTTTGAGTTGAAAAACGACAAGCAGTCTTTGCTCAGTGGGTTTGAGGTGGCGGGCAGCCAGGTGAGCGCGTTTGATGAAACCTGGGAACCGGTCTGGGGCGAGGTGAAATCCATACGCAACCATTACAAGGAACTGGCCGTCACGTTAAACCAAAAGGAAAGTGACCGGCAAATGGTCATCCGGTTCCGGTTGTACAACGACGGCCTGGGCTTCCGGTATGAATTCCCCACGCAGAAGAACCTCACCTATTTCGTGATCAAAGACGAGAAAACCCAGTTCGCCATGGCCGGGGACCACACCGCTTTCTGGATTCCCGGCGATTATGATACGCAGGAATACGACTTCACCACCTCCAGGCTCTCCGAAATCAGAGGTCTCATGGCCAGGTCCATCACAGACAACGTCTCGCAGACTTCGTTTTCGCCCACCGGCGTGCAGACGTCATTAATGCTGAAATCTGCCGATGGTTTGTACATCAACCTGCACGAAGCGGCCTTGCTGGATTACCCCGCCATGCACCTCAACCTGGATGACAAGAAGCTGGTGTTTGAGTCCTGGCTCACGCCCGATGCCCGCGGTGACAAAGGGTACATGCAGGCTCCGCGGTCCACGCCCTGGCGCACCGTGTTGGTGAGTGACAAAGCCATTGATATTCTGGCGTCTAAAGTCACCTACAACCTCAATGAACCCAACAAAATCAAAGACGTATCCTGGGTCAAGCCCGTCAAATATATTGGCGTTTGGTGGGAGATGATCACGGGCAAAAGCTCCTGGGCCTATACCGATGATTTTCCCACTGTACAATTGGGCGTCACGGACTATTCCAAAGCCAAACCCAACGGCAAGCACGGCGCCACCACGGCCAACGTGAAGAAGTACATTGACTTTGCCGCCCTGCATGGCTTTGACGCGGTACTGGTGGAAGGCTGGAATGTGGGCTGGGAAGATTGGTTTGGCCACACCAAAGACTACGTGTTTGATTTCCTGACGCCCTACCCAGACTTTAACCTGCCGGAATTACGCGACTACGCCAAAGCCAAAGGCGTGAAACTGATGATGCACCATGAAACGTCTTCCTCGGTGCGCAACTATGAACGGCACCTGGACAAAGCCTACCAGTTCATGAAAGACAACGGGTATGATGCCGTGAAAAGCGGGTACGTGGGTGATATTTTGCCCCGCGGCGAAAACCATTACAGCCAATGGCTCATCAACCACTACCAATACGCCCTGGAGAAAGCCGCCGATTACAAAATCATGGTGAACGCGCACGAGGCCGTGCGGCCCACCGGCATTGCCAGAACCTACCCCAACCTCATCGGGAATGAATCTGCCCGGGGCACGGAGTACCAGTCATTTGGCGGCAGCAAACCTAACCACGTCACCATTTTGCCGTTCACGCGCCTCATTGGTGGCCCCATGGATTACACGCCCGGCATTTTTGAGATGGACCTGAGCAAGCTCAATCCCGACAACAAAAGCCACGTGAACAGCACCCTGGCCAACCAACTGGCTTTGTACGTGACCCTGTACAGTCCCCTGCAAATGGCCGCCGATTTGCCCGAAAATTACAACCGCTTTTTAGATGCGTTCCAATTCATCAAAGACGTGGCCCTGGACTGGGACGATAGCCGCTACCTGGAAGCGGAACCCGGCGAGTATGTCACTGTCGCGCGAAAAGCCAAAGGTACCGGCCAATGGTTTCTGGGCAGCGTGGGCGGCACCAATGCCCGCACCTCTACACTAAAATTTGATTTTCTGGACAAGGGCAAAACCTACATCGCCACTATTTACAGTGATGCCAAAGACGCGCACTACAAAACCAATCCGCAGGCCTACACCATTCAAAAAGTACTGGTGAGCAGCAAGTCAAAATTTTCCCAACACGTGGCCCCAGGCGGCGGTTTCGCCATCAGTTTTGAGGACGCCACCAAGACCAGTTCCAAAGGTTTGAAGAAGCTGTAAGTATTTAGCTGGCCGTTTTCGGGCTCATTTCTGAAAATGAAGCCGAAAACGGAAGTGAGGAATGAGGCAAAACGTAATAGCCTTTCTCAAGTGCGTATTCACGCAGTAGGGCCAGGCCACGACCTGGCCAAAACGGTAGCATAGGTTGGCTGTTTACCATGGAAAAATCAAAATAGCACCGTCAACAAAAGCGTGAATCAGGAATACGTGATGGACAGGTCGCGACCTGTCCGTACAAATCTACAATGCGTTTTCAGCCTCATTTCTGAAAATGAGCCCTAAAACGGAAGAGCCCGAGGCGCTAACCTCGGGCTCTTCCGTTCTTAAGAAAGCTGAAAATAACTACAGGTTTTTCAGGCCTTTCATTTCGTCTTTGCTGCCTTCTTTCACACTGATGGCCACGCCACCGCTAGACGCCAAACCTTGTTTCAAAACACTTTTAGACGTCACCAGCACTTTTCTGATGGTGTAGCTCTGCGGGTTTTTATCATAACTGGCTTGGGGGCCGTCGGCGTAAAGGGTGGCGATGTATTTTTTGCCTTTGGGCAGGAAGCTGAAATTCACGGTGGCGGTTCTGGGGTTCTCATCCGTGATGCCGCCTATGTACCATTCGTTTTTGCCTTTGGCTTTGCGGGCGGTGGTTACGTAATCGCCGGGCTCGGCTTCCAGCACATAGGTGTCATCCCAATCCAGGGCCACGTCTTTGATGAACTGGAATGCATCCGGGTATTTGGCGTAGTTCTCAGGTAAATCGGCGGCCATCTGCAGGGGGCTGTACATGGTCACGTAGTAGGCCAGCTGTTTCACCAGCGTGGTGTTTACACGGCCGTTGTGCCCGAAGCCGTTTTTGGAAAGCTCGGTCTGGAAAATGCCGGGGGTGTAGTCCATGGGGCCGCCCATCATGCGGGTGAACGGGAGAATGGTGCTGTGTTCCGGGGCCAGGCCGCCCATGGCTTCAAACTCCGTCCCGCGCGCAGATTCCTGGGCAAACCAGTTGGGATAAGTGCGGTGCAAGCCGGTAGGCCTTACGGCTTCATGGCTGTTGACCATAATTTTGTAGTCGGCGGCGCGCTTGGCCACGTGAATGTAGTGGTTCACCATCATCTGGCCGTCATGGTGCTCGCCGCGCGGAATGATGCTGCCTACGTAACCGGTTTTCACGGCGGGGTAACCGTTTTCATTCATGAATTCAAAGGCGCGGTCCAGGTGGCGCTCATAGTTTGTGGCCGCGCCCGACGTTTCATGGTGCATAATCAGCTTCACGTTTTTGGCTTTGGCATAGGCGTACAAGCCTTTCACGTTGAAATCTGGGTAAGGCGTTACAAAGTCAAATACGTCTTCTTTCCAGTTGCCAATCCAGTCTTCCCAGCCAATGTTCCAGCCTTCCACCAGCAAGCCTTCAATGCCGTGTTCAGACGCGAAGTCAATGTAGCGTTTCACATTCTCAGTGGTGGCGCCGTGCCGTCCGTTGGGCTTGAACGTGCTGAAATCATCCGTCAATTTTACGTTTGTGGCGGTGCTGTAGGCCCAGGAACTCTTGCCCACAAAGTATTCCCACCACACGCCCATGTATTTCATGGGTTTAATCCAGGAAACGTCTTTGTATTCCGTGGGTGTATTTAAATTAAGGATAGTCTTGGAGGCCAGAATATCAGTGGCTTTGTCGCTCACAATAATGGTGCGCCACGGTGACTGCGCCGGCGTCTGCATGTAGCCTTTGTTACCGATGGCGTCAGGCACCAAATGCGATTTCAACTTCAGGTTTTTAGCATCTACCTCATACTGCAGCGCAGGGTAATTGATCAGCGCCGCCTCGTGCAGGTTAATGTACAAACCATCGGCAGATTTCAGCATGGCCGGCGTCTGCACAGAAGGCGCGGCTATGGGTTGCTGCGCGGTGATCTGAATGGTGGCTTTCTTCTGCAGGCTGGGGATCTCAGAGAACTTAGAGGTGGTGTACGGGTATTCGTTGGTATCATAATCGCCGGGCATCCAGAAGATTTTGTGGTCTCCGGCCAGGTTTACCTCAGTTTGTTCTTCTTTGATGATAAAGTAGGTCAGTCCGTTCTGCGTAGGGAATTCATACCTGAAGCCCAACCCGTCATTAAACAACCGGAATCTGATTTTGATGAACCGGTCTTTCTGCGCTTTCTGGGTAAGCGTGACCACCAGCTCAGTGTAATTGTTTTTGATGGTTTTCTGCTCGCCGTACACCGGTTCCCAGGAATCATTCACCGTGGTGGTCTCAGAATTAGAAATAGTAAAACCTTCCACAAAAGACGGTCCGTTAGCTACTTCAATCCCCAGCAGACTTGGCTTGACCACCGGCTTGTTTTTGTACGTGAGCTGGTACGAAGGCCTTCCAGCGGAAGTCAATTCAAACTTTAAAATAAGATTTTTATCTGGCGACGTGATGGTCTGGGCATGGGCTCCCCCAAGTAGAAAGAGCGAAACCAGAAGAAAGATAAAGTGTTTCATAGGTATAAAAGGTAGGGAAGAGTAGAAGTGAAAAATTACGCCAGGTGTTCGTCTACATCCTGCACGCGCAAGGTAAGCAAGCCGGCAAAAATCATGGAGCAGCCGCCCAGCACCAGCACGTAAATTGATTGGCCTTCAAAGAAATTTTTGTTGATGAAATCCAGCATGGTGCCGGCCACAATCTGCGGAATCACAATGAAAAAATTGAACACGCCCATGTAATAGCCCATGCGTTTCGCCGGCAAAGAACCCGCCAGAATAGCGTAGGGCATGGTGAGAATACTGGCCCAGGCAATTCCCACGCCTACCATAGAAACTAGCAACAGGTTTGGGTCAGACACAAAGTACATGGAAATCAAGCCCAAACCGCCAATGACCAGACAAATCAAATGGGTCATTCTTCTATTGGTTTTTTTGGCGATCACCGGCAACACAAACGCGAACAAAGCCGAGATGCCGTTATAGACCGCAAAGCAGATGCCTACCCAGTCGGCGCCTTCATTGTAGAGTTTAGAGGTGGTGTCTGAGGTGCCGTACACGTGACTGGTGACGGCGGGCGTGGTGAAAATCCACATGGCAAAAAGCGCGAACCAGGTAAAGAACTGCACAAAAGCCAACTGAAACATGGTCTTCGGCATTTTGAAGATGCCCGAGAACGTTTCTGCTACGCCCTGCCAAAAGGTGGTTTCGCTATTTTCCCGCTTGAACTCGTCCAGGTCCTCGGGTGGATATTCGTTGGTTTTAAGCACTGTCCAGAGCACGGCCAGAAAGAAGACTACGCCGCCGGAATAAAAAGCCCATTTCACCGAGGGCGGAATTTCGCCGGCCGGTGCCGTGTTGGGAAGGCCAATCCAGTTGTTGAAAATCCAGGGAAGGGAAGAGGCCACCACCGCGCCCACCCCAATGAAAAACGTCTGCGTCGCGAAACCAGCCGTGCGTTGGTCAGAAGGCAACAGATCACCCACCAGCGCCCGGAACGGCTCCATGGAGATGTTGATGGACGAATCCAGAATCCAGAGCATGCCCACCGCCATCCAGAGCGCATGCGAATTGGGCATGATCACCAGCGAGATAGACGCCAGGATGGCACCCACCAGAAAAAACGGTTTTCTTCGGCCAAACCTGGGGCTCCAAGTGCGGTCACTTAAGTAACCAATCACGGGTTGCACCAACAATCCCGTAACGGGCGCGGCCAGCCAGTAAAGCGCAATTTCCGTTCCGCCCAGGGTTTCAAAAATGCGGCTCACGTTGGCGTTCTGCAGCGCAAATCCAAACTGAATACCCAAAAACCCGAAACTCATGTTCCAGATTTGCCAGAAGCTGAGGCGGGGCTTGGCTTGCGCTTGTAAAGTTGGTGCCATGGGTTGTGTCTGTTAGTGGTAGTTGGTTTTGTTTTCCGTTTTCGGGCTCCAAACTGAAAATGAAGCCAAAAACGGGTTTTATTTCTGCTGTAGTAAAAACACATGCGCGCTCATGGGGGCCAGATTGATGCCGGTTTTCACCGTAGGCTGTAGGGGCAACAAAGGCATGTCGGTGAGCAAATCCTGGAGTGTGAGCGTGCTGTTCAAAGTCAAACCTAAGGCCGCCAATGCTTCCGCTGACAAAGCCAGGGAAAAGTTGGTGGCCGTGCGGTTAAAATTCACCAGCACCAGGAGCCGCTCGGTTGAAGTATGGCGCACATAGGCATAAGTGCCGGCGGGCGCGCTTCCTGGGTTGGCCGTGAGGGCATAGAACTTCCCTTTTCTGATGGCCTCACGGGTGGTGCTCACCTGCAGCAGTTTGGCGTAGAAAGCCCGTAATTTTTGTTGGTCTTCGGTGAGTTTGCCGCCGTCAAATTGGCCGTTGTTCATCCAGGCCTGGTGCGCCGGAACGCCCCAGTAGTCAAAAATGGTGGTGCGGCCGTCTTCGCCCTGAAAACCTTCCAGCCCTCTGCCAGGTTCGCCTACTTCCTGCCCAAAATACAGCATGACGGGGCCTGAGCCTAGGGTGGCGCTCACGGTCATGGCGGGCACGGCGGCCCAGGGCGTACCTGCAAATTCTGGCGAGGCAATGCGGTGCTCATCATGGTTTTCCAAAAACCGGAGCATGTGACTGGAGA
This region of Rufibacter sp. LB8 genomic DNA includes:
- a CDS encoding alpha-amylase family glycosyl hydrolase — its product is MISMKNYFSFSLKLVLLLAVLLVGQFVKAQNRQVSQWPRGVTYEIFVQSFADSNGDGKGDIKGMTAKLDYLKDLGVEAVWLMPISPSPSYHKYDVTDYYGIHPDYGTVQDFQEFTREAHKRNIKVVVDLVINHSSSKHPWFLEAARNMDSPYREYYVWTHKSDPQTQKEGRPTGADSDNTRHWHPLEGSDYLYYGYFYGGMPDLNFDSPKLRDEIFKIGRFWLTQMGVDGFRLDAARHIFPDERPQDNHRWWEYFRSEMQKVKSDVYLVGEVWAPADVVAPYLKGLPALFNFEMGWTIAGALNAGRGDSIAIKHARITNYYSKINPQFIDATILSNHDQNRILSTLNNDVAKAKLAAALLLTLPGSPYLYYGEEIGMTGKKPDERIREPFLWDAPGKDKHRATWIKPKFSTDATVAPLAAQKKDKNSMFHNYKTLISLRNKNKALTYGSLVPVNLENKALSAFVRVYEGESLLVIHNLSGVATSIPKTPEMAGFGQVYFKDKGAGVYKTAVQIPAFGTIILKK
- a CDS encoding glycoside hydrolase family 97 protein, with protein sequence MYRFLSIIGIFLAMVTASSAQELSSPNGNLKLQFALQANGEPTYSLTYKGKTIIMPSRLGFELKNDKQSLLSGFEVAGSQVSAFDETWEPVWGEVKSIRNHYKELAVTLNQKESDRQMVIRFRLYNDGLGFRYEFPTQKNLTYFVIKDEKTQFAMAGDHTAFWIPGDYDTQEYDFTTSRLSEIRGLMARSITDNVSQTSFSPTGVQTSLMLKSADGLYINLHEAALLDYPAMHLNLDDKKLVFESWLTPDARGDKGYMQAPRSTPWRTVLVSDKAIDILASKVTYNLNEPNKIKDVSWVKPVKYIGVWWEMITGKSSWAYTDDFPTVQLGVTDYSKAKPNGKHGATTANVKKYIDFAALHGFDAVLVEGWNVGWEDWFGHTKDYVFDFLTPYPDFNLPELRDYAKAKGVKLMMHHETSSSVRNYERHLDKAYQFMKDNGYDAVKSGYVGDILPRGENHYSQWLINHYQYALEKAADYKIMVNAHEAVRPTGIARTYPNLIGNESARGTEYQSFGGSKPNHVTILPFTRLIGGPMDYTPGIFEMDLSKLNPDNKSHVNSTLANQLALYVTLYSPLQMAADLPENYNRFLDAFQFIKDVALDWDDSRYLEAEPGEYVTVARKAKGTGQWFLGSVGGTNARTSTLKFDFLDKGKTYIATIYSDAKDAHYKTNPQAYTIQKVLVSSKSKFSQHVAPGGGFAISFEDATKTSSKGLKKL
- a CDS encoding glycoside hydrolase family 97 protein, with the protein product MKHFIFLLVSLFLLGGAHAQTITSPDKNLILKFELTSAGRPSYQLTYKNKPVVKPSLLGIEVANGPSFVEGFTISNSETTTVNDSWEPVYGEQKTIKNNYTELVVTLTQKAQKDRFIKIRFRLFNDGLGFRYEFPTQNGLTYFIIKEEQTEVNLAGDHKIFWMPGDYDTNEYPYTTSKFSEIPSLQKKATIQITAQQPIAAPSVQTPAMLKSADGLYINLHEAALINYPALQYEVDAKNLKLKSHLVPDAIGNKGYMQTPAQSPWRTIIVSDKATDILASKTILNLNTPTEYKDVSWIKPMKYMGVWWEYFVGKSSWAYSTATNVKLTDDFSTFKPNGRHGATTENVKRYIDFASEHGIEGLLVEGWNIGWEDWIGNWKEDVFDFVTPYPDFNVKGLYAYAKAKNVKLIMHHETSGAATNYERHLDRAFEFMNENGYPAVKTGYVGSIIPRGEHHDGQMMVNHYIHVAKRAADYKIMVNSHEAVRPTGLHRTYPNWFAQESARGTEFEAMGGLAPEHSTILPFTRMMGGPMDYTPGIFQTELSKNGFGHNGRVNTTLVKQLAYYVTMYSPLQMAADLPENYAKYPDAFQFIKDVALDWDDTYVLEAEPGDYVTTARKAKGKNEWYIGGITDENPRTATVNFSFLPKGKKYIATLYADGPQASYDKNPQSYTIRKVLVTSKSVLKQGLASSGGVAISVKEGSKDEMKGLKNL
- a CDS encoding MFS transporter; its protein translation is MAPTLQAQAKPRLSFWQIWNMSFGFLGIQFGFALQNANVSRIFETLGGTEIALYWLAAPVTGLLVQPVIGYLSDRTWSPRFGRRKPFFLVGAILASISLVIMPNSHALWMAVGMLWILDSSINISMEPFRALVGDLLPSDQRTAGFATQTFFIGVGAVVASSLPWIFNNWIGLPNTAPAGEIPPSVKWAFYSGGVVFFLAVLWTVLKTNEYPPEDLDEFKRENSETTFWQGVAETFSGIFKMPKTMFQLAFVQFFTWFALFAMWIFTTPAVTSHVYGTSDTTSKLYNEGADWVGICFAVYNGISALFAFVLPVIAKKTNRRMTHLICLVIGGLGLISMYFVSDPNLLLVSMVGVGIAWASILTMPYAILAGSLPAKRMGYYMGVFNFFIVIPQIVAGTMLDFINKNFFEGQSIYVLVLGGCSMIFAGLLTLRVQDVDEHLA